Genomic segment of Arachis hypogaea cultivar Tifrunner chromosome 16, arahy.Tifrunner.gnm2.J5K5, whole genome shotgun sequence:
catttaattaattattcaaatggtaaaaattagttaaagataaattataaaaaaacactTTAACATTCAGATAAATAATTTGAGACTAAAaataacatttattattattattattattaaagagctaatttaatttgtaaaacGTGGACAGCATAGAGATTTAGTTAGACAAGAATCTTATTCTATAGAAGCATAGGTAGGGGTTGCGTTATCCAAGCTTGGAAGAGAACCATTATTATAGAAATGTTTTGTGGCTTATTGTTCCCTTCTACTCAACCaacacaattttatttttcttttttgttccttGTTCACTTTGCTAACTCAACAAACGCCAAGTTTTATATTTCAAATATTCTCTTATCACATCCAATTTTTATTCAGTGCAATGCATCAAGAAACAATAATGGAGTATTATATATAGTCCGCTAGCAGAAATCAATACAAATTTAATCCAATAATTACTATAATTTTTAAGCCACCGATTATATCTGGAGGATAAGAAAGCCAACTTATTATTAGTTCGCATTACCTACAATACTTTAGCTGCGTttggttcaattttttttttcacagttattttttttataaaattataaaaacaaaaaatactaaaaataaaaacagaaaataaaaaatgcaaatcAAATACAATTGTCTGCAAGAGTGATACATAAgctatttacttaaaaaaaaaagaaaaaagaaaaacttaaTCTTAATGGCTTTTACACTGTTGGAGTTAAGGTTCTTTAACACAAAATATTCAATATAAATTATGCATGTCATTATATTATTGAAACTGGTTCAGATCTTATAAATGTCTCTTGCATATTTAAGTCTATGATCTATCAACCCTTATTTCACTacaaatattttctttaaaataatttctaataattAATGTCTTTGATTCAAAAGATGAAGTGTTCAAATTTTAGAATGATccctttaaatataataaattcatATGATGTTATCTAATTGGTTGGCCGTATATAAAACACATGCTGATGGCGTATCAACactaatctataattctatataaaAGATTTACCCTATATTTTATTCCTTCCTTAACCATAAATACTCAACGATTTTTTACATATATATCTATCTTCTCTCCTTTTCATCCTCACTTCCATATAAAGTAGaatatctctcccctttttcttttttctttttcatttatattttttttttatactcaAAAAGAAAGAATTTTATGAATGGGGTATTGAGTTCTCCTATTGAAAGAAGGATTCGAATCAAATTCATGTGCGGATGCGCTCAAAACAAAAATGTTACATTCAAATTAGTATCTGAGATATCAACTTAAACTTAAATAtactaaagaaattaaataaaaaatagataaagtttaTATCTAATTAACCTTAATAAACAAATTGTAtttcttgaaattaaaaaaaaaattaagccaCACTAACATCCTTGTGGTGATGCTTAATTAATTGTGTGCTTGCTTACTCATATGGCATCACTCattttattcattcatttattttCATAAAGTTCATGATTATATAATACAGAACCCTTTTCCCTACTTTCATTGGATGCCTCCCTTTTGCATGTATTCCTTCGTTTATTATTAcactttggattttttttttttttaccttttctcctttttttcttttccaacaAAAATCATTAGCCTTCTGAGGAACAAAAGCTAGAAAGAATTCCGAGCATAAATTTATAATGACCTTTTTACTTTCACCCTGTCATTATAATTATTCTTGACTTGAACAAAAACGCATATCATCATGATTTTAAATTGTAGTTGCAGTCATATTTATAATTGCAAAAAATAAGAGACTATAAAATGGTAGCAAATAAATTAAAGCATGTATATTTGCGAAGAGTActactaataaaattatgaacaagttgcttcttattattattataaccacCACCAAATGTTAGAGCCCTTGATCACAAAATAAACGCCCATATACAATTCTCATTTGCCTAATCTCTAAtgactaaaaagaaaaaaaaaaggttgttAATGGGTATCCAAAGGGCTCTAAATGATTTTTCTCATACTAGTAAATTAAAAGACCTATGCTGCAAGCAACTTCTATTAAATTTCCTAACTCATTTGAACAATTTTCGCTGCTCTAATAATTAACTTGTAACAGAGGATTCATTAGATGAAGTTGGTGAAGGAGGTCCTGTGTTAATTCCACTTATCTCATCTGGAAAATTCACTTCACTTGCtctttctgcttcttcttcttcatcatcactgCTTTCCTCGCAAGAAAACTTTGCCTTCTTGTTCCTCCTCTTATCCTTCTTCAGATATATTTTGTAGCCAGCCCATGACGACATTATCTGTTTCCAAAACCACATGTTATGAATATGAAATATATACCAAAATAATTATTCAGATAAGATAATGTGGCACATATATGGCAACATGATCTTTCATTTTGCATTTAGATTCTATCTTCTAAATAATGAACACAACTGTTATTGTGTCTACTATTTCTACATTTCTGATATGTTAGTCATGGTTATATAAATTGTGATGATTATTGTGAGATAAAGAAATGAATTACCTGAGAGGGGTTGAGAAAAACACGGAACTCAAACATAACCCACTTAGTTTTAAGAAATTGAGTGCGGTTCTTCTTCCTCCAAAAAACAAACTTGGTCTTGAACCCAATGagtttgttgttgttatttaGAAGCTCCTGATTCCCTTTCCCCACCCTTTTCCAGTGCCCTTTCCCTGCTTCAATCTTGTTATTGTCTTCAAACACACGCTCTTTCAGATCAAAGTAAAAGTACTTTGTCTCCAGAAACACCTTTCCACCTGAAAAACAAATATATCATTTCCAATAATTAAATCGGAAAAAGAGAccacaaaagtaaaaaaaattcattcaagGACATAACAGGTTTAAGGGCTCAAGAAAGGACTAACggtaataaaaaattaagaaaatgttgATCacgtaatttctttttttttttaatttttaatgagtgTGAAAATACTGATTAACGAGGTAACCATAAACAACACTGTCATAGAAGATTtaatattgaaataaataaatacataaagaactggaaaatattatttaaatatatatattaatttacacGAACCTGAAGGGAGATTCTTGGGCTCAGTGTTGAAGACATCGAAGACAGGAACAACATCAAAATCCAATGTTTTTGAAAGGGCCTTGTTTTTGAGGTAGCAAGAGACAAAAACCTCGTCAGAGGGGCAGAATCTGTAGCCAACGGGCAATCTAAGAGAAGCATAAGAGGAGTTTGTGGCCAACCTGTTATCCatctcaaagaagaagaagaagaagaaggggggttTGAGTGGAACTCCCctttggaagaagaagagagagggatTTGTAGGATGAGACAAAGAGCAGTGTTGTTTTGTGTGTGAGGACAGAGAAAAGTGGGTGTGGGTTAATTTATAGATACAAGACATGCAGTGCTATCAAAGAGAGGttacagagagagaaagaggcaaaagtggaaggatcATAACTCCAATTATGACCCAGCAATATCCTTAATTCCTTGTTTGACTTTCTAAGGGACCTTTTAtctgcttttaattttattctctctctcttctattatGATTTATTGGCTTATAGCACTGGGGACTCCTACACGCtcattagttaattattaatcatttaaaataggataaagtattaaattggtctctTACGTTGAACGTAATCTTAATCtggtctttaaaatttaaaatgtcttATTCTTTTTAgtgatttaaaagaaaataaacaacaactaaaaaaaaaaataaataaataagaaactaCTTAAGAAAGACAGTCCTACTAaatactactctcaaactccttccaaggcaatgAAAGCTCTATTGGGGAGAAAGAATTCTCATTGCAGTCTTTGTCATGATAtctgctactgtatttgcatctctcaagatcaactGGAGATCAACACGCCATTTTCAAGACATGATATCTCGAATTTTTAAtaccaaataataaataaactcaGAGCAATcctgtaaattattgacaatagtaaaaacctccacacagtctgtctcacaaataatgtctctttgtctcgagtcccatgctaaaagaaagcctctccaaataacaaacaactctccttgcaaaatactacgactctcaattgttctCAGACAGTctcgttgccaccttcccttccaatctctgctaacacaagcaaaaccaactcgaACACCATTGCCAGGATAGATGGCATcacaattaattttaaaggtacccactgaggGGAGAATTCAAGAGCCACTAATGGTGGATGGGATAGACAGTCattgcaactcaaaaatatttcggaaCTCCTTTTCCAAGGACAAAGTCATACCAATCACCTTGTCTGTGATCCAATGCTCGTGAGGATGAAAAATCTCGTTATTCCTCGAACACCAAATCTaccagagaccagaaaagaatctaaagggacgctgtttgctattatgtaagaaccaactcatTAAATACACTGGTTGATCGGAGATCCCTAAAGCTTGCCAAACTAGTTGGGCTTTtagacaatcccgaatacaatgtaaaaccgattcttTGTGCTTTTCCGAAACATGTTGACGCCAAAACCAAAGCCAATTACccctatcctcccaactaaacatcttcttactAAGTCACAAATAACCACTACgagcatcataaacctttgaAGCCGACCAGTCTAACACCAACCGACCTCTGAACCAGCTTGAACATCCGGGTTATAGAGTTAATGTTGCTCTGCAGAGACTGATTCAGAGGAGAATATatattctcaaggttccactgtccagatgaccaaaaggtccaagatcctgagatccgaatcaaaaatgtgaacataatccatctcctgatacagtcgcccctctcttctccatttagaaaaccaaaatttaaaatgtcttatttgaataaaaaaaattcatttaactTTAATATAGTTTCACCGTAAagttaaagttaaataattaacagaatATCCTACATGACAATAGTACAAAAACAACGTTGATAATATGGAGAACAAATACAAAtttcagaggcacaaaatcaaccatacatcaatacatttatttatcattcttcttacaatttaaatgaaatattttctatagaactaaggaGAATGATAAATCAATATATTGATGTATCTACGGTTAATTTTGTGTCTTTGGAGCTTGTATTTGTTCTCTAgggctgcgtttgtttatagaGACAGGACACTAAGACAGAGACACAGATACACAAAATTGTGTTTGACAGAGAGGAGACAAAGACAATGTGTACAGagatactgaattagtgtattttgtgtccatcctaacaggaaggacacagagacactaacaaaggacacaacttattttctattttttttttcattattcttgttaatttttataattatattttttattattataattttcgtctcaaattttttgaatgaaaaaaaaaagagaataaattagattttcataatttgttctagtttatcaccaaacaagatacaagaacacaaaattttgtgtctctgtcctttATGTCTTGTTCTTAGTGTATTGTCTTGTTctgttctcagaaacaaacgcagcctaaattatcgaccttgttcttgtaTAGCTGTCATGCCGgatatttcgttaattatttaactttgacctcacggtgAGACTACGTTGaagctaaataatttttttttggattcaaataagaTACTTTAAATCTTAAGGACTAAAATagaattacgcccaaacgtaggagaccaatttaatactttatccttcaaaaataataaattctcatGCACCTAACATTTCTCTTATAGTAGTGCTATAGAGTAAATTACTAAAATGATACTCGAAAGTTTTTATTGCTGACAAAAAAGAATCCCAAACAATACTAACGATAAATAAATTCtcgaaagatttaaaaatacaacaaaaaaactagatatccaatatatatatactaaaaataaacttTAGAGATTAtattttgatacaaatttttgtaattattattagaaaaataaattatttttatttttaaatttgataattttatgttaagtgaattttaaaaaaatattttgaattatcatattttttgaaaaataaaaagaagaatttgAGATCAAATTTTGCCCCGattttttttaccttttaaatatttattcaaatattgtcacaaaaatttaaatcaaataaataaattgtttgctgaatataaaatttttttatcacttacaaaaatataataattattatttatttatttttgaatcatTCAAGAACTgttttgttgataatattttttaaagttttttttgtcagcggttgaatttttttaataccaaattaatagttaaatttagtgcaatcttaataaatatttttagtatccaaatttaattaaattagtccaaCTGAATCACACAATTTTTTTACTTGTtactttgtgtttttttttttttttttttttttttctgatgttgttactataattatatatatataaattttgtattttctacctctttttgttttttattcacgagagaaacaaacaagaagaaaaaaagaagaagatggaaaaagaatttgagatgaaaataaaatagaaatattttttgtgtttttcgtctataaatttttgtgtttactttcaaatattttttccTAAATATTTCTATGTTTGttataagaaattataaaaacATACTTAAATTTTAGTTGGATAATACAAAAATcattttaaattgtataaatttttgagtgaaataatgaaaaagaaaaaatacacaaaattttagttcaaaaatgcaaaaaatttAGTTGTgtaatacataaattattttgagttttaaatttttttttaacttgaataataaaaaaaaatattttttttgttgaaaaacacataaattttagTTACAAAACACCGAATTGTAGttgtataatatattaattattttaaactatacagattttgaagaaagataaaagaaataaaaggagGAGAGTGCGtataaagaataagaaaaaagataCGTGTGTAAATAGAAATTTGTTAGacctaattattaaaatatttggtCACTCAATATTTTGGTATGATCTATAAATAAATTTGAAGTTAAATTActctaaaaattcttaaaattttttaaaatttatgattagatctttatattttaaaaatttttaactgaGTCTCTATATCAGTTTTAAATTTGTCATTAAATcctttctaataataaatattacaaaaatatttttatctatctaGCACCACTAGTGAATATATTTTagcatattttattaaattaaatatttttagaactataaaaatgtgattataaatttaaaattggtgTAGGAGCTCATTTAAaaccttttaaaatataaaattttaattataaatttagtaattatagagactaatagagtaatttaacataaattttacatctcatacaaattaaaaaaaataatatttgtattattttttataattttttatgatataaaattttttattttttattacttatttttaatatagaaaagtata
This window contains:
- the LOC112755043 gene encoding NAC domain-containing protein 83, which encodes MSCIYKLTHTHFSLSSHTKQHCSLSHPTNPSLFFFQRGVPLKPPFFFFFFFEMDNRLATNSSYASLRLPVGYRFCPSDEVFVSCYLKNKALSKTLDFDVVPVFDVFNTEPKNLPSGGKVFLETKYFYFDLKERVFEDNNKIEAGKGHWKRVGKGNQELLNNNNKLIGFKTKFVFWRKKNRTQFLKTKWVMFEFRVFLNPSQIMSSWAGYKIYLKKDKRRNKKAKFSCEESSDDEEEEAERASEVNFPDEISGINTGPPSPTSSNESSVTS